The following coding sequences lie in one Maribacter forsetii DSM 18668 genomic window:
- a CDS encoding DUF6500 family protein, with the protein MEKAIKAKIIEVCNAKIAAKGENVGLSFYAFFKNKNDNPELLMEVAQWWILEHKLDHFEKAVKIKEMVESLN; encoded by the coding sequence ATGGAAAAAGCAATTAAAGCAAAAATCATTGAAGTCTGTAATGCTAAAATCGCAGCTAAAGGAGAAAATGTAGGACTATCTTTCTATGCATTTTTTAAGAACAAAAACGACAATCCTGAGCTTTTGATGGAAGTGGCTCAATGGTGGATTTTAGAACACAAATTAGACCATTTTGAAAAAGCGGTGAAGATCAAAGAGATGGTAGAATCGTTAAACTAA